From one Candidatus Poribacteria bacterium genomic stretch:
- a CDS encoding penicillin-binding protein activator LpoB codes for MYKILTVKPFKYSLTIFALFVGITIFSSCSSSKQVTRVDADTTIDLSGRWNDTDSRMVADDIIQDCLTHPWINDHGINAGTKPVVIVGGIRNKSMEHIPVATFITDIERAFINSGKVRTVSSSSERGEIREERADQGEFAAIETVKRMGRELGADYMMTGEINTIEDREGGDQVIFYQTDLTLTNIETNEKIWIGNKKIKKFVGRDKFKM; via the coding sequence ATGTATAAAATTTTGACAGTCAAGCCTTTTAAATATAGTCTTACAATTTTCGCACTCTTCGTTGGTATCACAATTTTCAGTAGTTGCAGTTCCTCTAAGCAGGTCACTCGTGTCGATGCCGATACTACGATTGATCTGTCTGGACGTTGGAACGATACCGATTCGCGTATGGTCGCCGACGACATCATTCAGGACTGCTTAACACACCCTTGGATCAATGATCACGGTATAAACGCCGGTACGAAACCGGTTGTAATCGTCGGAGGTATTCGCAATAAGAGCATGGAACATATCCCCGTTGCTACGTTTATCACCGACATCGAGCGCGCTTTCATTAATTCTGGAAAGGTGCGGACTGTCTCAAGCTCAAGTGAGCGCGGTGAAATTCGCGAAGAGCGTGCCGACCAAGGCGAATTCGCTGCAATCGAAACCGTTAAACGGATGGGACGTGAACTCGGTGCCGATTACATGATGACCGGTGAAATCAACACCATCGAAGATCGAGAGGGCGGCGACCAAGTTATCTTCTACCAAACAGACCTGACATTGACGAACATTGAAACTAACGAGAAGATTTGGATCGGTAACAAGAAAATCAAAAAGTTTGTCGGACGTGACAAGTTTAAAATGTAG
- the thrS gene encoding threonine--tRNA ligase has product MREPNQPEDYLQRLRHSTAHIMAYAVQQLFPDGERTVKLAIGPPIENEFYYDMEVPRPITPDDFPEIEKHMKAMIKANVPFEQEAWSYDDARTWFGERDQKFKLELIDGISDREVSATDEGVDEEGVSIYHNGDFTDLCKGPHVEKTRECRYFKLLRVSGAYWRGDSNREQLQRIYGTAWETKADLQAYLTQREEAAKRDHRKLGRELELFQMHPESPGSAFWLPKGTLIYNLLSEKVRKLYLSEGYQEVRTPLIYDSSLWKTSGHWEHFKDDMFLVENEDGEATSALKPMNCPAHMLIYKSVRHSYRDLPYRLHDQGVLHRNEATGTLTGLSRVRQMCQDDAHNFVTEDQIADEYERILGLFQRIYGTFDLPFRCDLSTRNPEKFMGDVEVWNRAETILEDVLKNNRIEHTIDPGEAAFYGPKMDFQVRDSLNRDVQCATVQLDFQLPERFELIYVAPDGSEKRPVVIHRAICGSFERFIAMLIEHYAGAFPTWLSPIQCVVMTISQRFVDYGKEVEHLLLQKGCRVALDNSDDKIGAKIRQARLQRVPYMLIIGGREQESRTVSVRSRDEGDIGAMALDTFVDKIVQEADLDF; this is encoded by the coding sequence ATGCGTGAACCCAATCAACCTGAAGATTACTTACAACGCTTACGCCATTCGACCGCGCACATCATGGCGTATGCCGTCCAACAACTATTCCCAGATGGCGAACGGACCGTTAAACTCGCAATCGGACCGCCGATTGAAAACGAGTTCTATTATGATATGGAGGTGCCGCGCCCCATCACACCCGACGATTTTCCTGAAATCGAAAAGCACATGAAGGCGATGATCAAAGCCAATGTGCCTTTCGAGCAAGAGGCATGGTCCTACGACGATGCTCGCACATGGTTCGGTGAACGCGATCAGAAATTCAAACTCGAATTAATCGACGGGATTTCGGATCGTGAAGTCAGTGCTACCGATGAGGGTGTTGATGAAGAAGGTGTTTCTATCTACCACAACGGCGATTTCACAGACCTCTGCAAGGGTCCACATGTTGAAAAAACACGCGAATGCCGATATTTCAAACTGCTCCGGGTTTCAGGAGCCTATTGGCGCGGTGATAGCAACCGTGAGCAGTTGCAACGCATCTATGGCACCGCATGGGAGACCAAAGCCGACCTTCAGGCGTACTTGACACAACGCGAAGAAGCCGCCAAACGCGACCATCGTAAACTCGGACGCGAATTGGAACTCTTCCAAATGCATCCCGAATCCCCCGGAAGCGCATTTTGGCTTCCGAAAGGCACACTCATCTATAATCTCCTCTCGGAAAAGGTGCGGAAACTCTATCTCAGTGAAGGCTATCAGGAGGTTCGGACACCGCTCATCTACGATAGTAGTCTCTGGAAGACCTCCGGACATTGGGAACATTTTAAAGACGATATGTTCCTCGTCGAAAATGAAGATGGCGAAGCGACGAGTGCTTTGAAACCGATGAACTGTCCGGCACACATGTTAATCTATAAAAGTGTGCGCCACAGCTATCGTGATTTACCCTATCGTCTGCACGACCAAGGCGTGTTGCATCGTAACGAAGCCACAGGGACACTGACCGGTTTGTCGCGTGTGCGTCAGATGTGTCAAGATGATGCACACAATTTCGTCACCGAAGACCAGATTGCTGATGAATATGAACGGATTCTTGGACTCTTCCAACGTATCTACGGCACGTTTGATCTACCGTTTCGATGCGATTTGAGTACACGCAACCCTGAGAAGTTTATGGGCGATGTAGAGGTCTGGAATCGAGCGGAGACAATCCTTGAGGACGTGTTGAAAAACAACCGGATTGAGCACACTATTGATCCCGGGGAAGCCGCATTCTACGGACCTAAGATGGATTTTCAGGTTCGGGATTCACTCAACCGAGACGTGCAGTGTGCTACCGTGCAACTCGATTTCCAGCTGCCTGAACGGTTTGAACTCATCTACGTCGCGCCAGACGGATCTGAAAAGCGTCCTGTGGTTATTCATCGCGCGATTTGCGGGAGTTTTGAACGCTTTATCGCGATGCTGATTGAGCATTACGCCGGGGCATTTCCGACATGGCTCTCGCCTATCCAGTGCGTCGTGATGACGATTAGTCAACGCTTCGTTGATTACGGCAAAGAGGTCGAACACCTTCTGTTGCAAAAAGGGTGTCGTGTTGCATTGGACAATAGCGATGACAAGATTGGCGCGAAGATCCGTCAAGCCCGTTTGCAACGTGTGCCGTACATGTTAATTATCGGTGGACGTGAGCAGGAAAGCCGCACGGTCAGCGTCCGCAGCCGCGATGAAGGCGACATCGGTGCGATGGCACTTGATACTTTCGTTGACAAAATTGTTCAAGAAGCCGACTTAGACTTTTAA
- the argJ gene encoding bifunctional glutamate N-acetyltransferase/amino-acid acetyltransferase ArgJ, giving the protein MKQIEGGITAVPGICAAGLHAGIKAADAKDVALIVTDTPATAAGVFTKNSVTAAPVIVCREHLSSGRAQAVIVNSGNANACTGEVGMANARRMAAVTAEQLGIDANLVLVSSTGVIGQQLPMDKIKNGIQAAASALSSEGGADAAEAIMTTDTHPKSVAVEIEIGDTPVRIGGIAKGSGMIAPNMATMLSYLTTDVRISAETLQAALNRVVDDTYNLLTVDTDRSTNDTVLILATGHADNAKIVPTDGKNYETFCEGLQFVCTELVKMLARDGEGATKLVEVIVKHAKNRDDAEKAARAVAESPLVKTAVFANDANWGRIMMAIGKSGAEFDPYQVDVWLADYRLVKNGMDAGYDEDKATALFSEDPVRITIDLRAGDTEIIMWTCDYSYDYIRINADYRT; this is encoded by the coding sequence ATGAAACAGATAGAAGGCGGAATCACGGCTGTGCCCGGTATCTGCGCAGCGGGTCTCCATGCAGGCATTAAAGCAGCCGACGCGAAGGACGTGGCACTCATTGTCACTGATACCCCAGCGACTGCCGCCGGAGTTTTCACAAAAAACAGCGTCACCGCTGCGCCCGTGATCGTATGTCGCGAGCATCTCAGCAGCGGACGCGCGCAAGCCGTAATTGTCAATAGCGGGAACGCCAACGCCTGCACTGGTGAAGTTGGCATGGCAAACGCACGACGGATGGCTGCCGTAACCGCCGAACAGCTCGGTATAGACGCGAACCTCGTTCTCGTCTCCTCTACCGGTGTTATTGGACAGCAATTGCCGATGGACAAAATCAAGAACGGGATCCAAGCCGCCGCGAGTGCGCTTAGCAGTGAAGGGGGTGCCGATGCCGCTGAAGCGATTATGACAACGGATACACATCCGAAATCCGTCGCAGTGGAGATCGAAATCGGCGATACACCCGTAAGGATCGGCGGGATCGCGAAAGGCTCCGGGATGATCGCACCGAATATGGCGACGATGCTCTCCTATCTGACAACAGATGTGCGAATCAGTGCCGAAACGCTCCAAGCCGCCCTAAACCGTGTCGTAGATGACACCTATAATCTTCTAACAGTTGACACCGATCGTAGCACGAATGACACGGTGCTGATCCTCGCGACCGGACATGCTGATAACGCCAAAATTGTTCCAACAGACGGGAAAAATTACGAAACGTTTTGTGAGGGATTGCAGTTCGTCTGCACCGAATTGGTGAAGATGCTCGCCCGTGACGGTGAGGGGGCGACGAAACTTGTTGAGGTGATCGTCAAACACGCCAAGAATCGAGACGATGCTGAAAAGGCGGCGCGTGCCGTTGCGGAATCACCGCTCGTCAAGACAGCGGTTTTCGCGAACGATGCGAATTGGGGACGGATTATGATGGCGATCGGAAAATCGGGGGCTGAATTTGACCCGTATCAGGTGGATGTTTGGCTTGCTGATTATCGACTCGTCAAAAATGGGATGGACGCTGGCTACGATGAAGACAAAGCCACCGCTCTGTTCTCAGAAGACCCCGTGCGTATCACGATTGACCTCCGTGCTGGTGACACAGAGATAATAATGTGGACGTGTGATTATTCTTACGATTATATTCGAATTAACGCCGACTATCGGACATAG
- a CDS encoding aminotransferase class III-fold pyridoxal phosphate-dependent enzyme, producing MHTILERYQKTFAKDREMSDAANHLFPDGVTHDGRYMSPFPVYITHADGSKKWGLEDKQFIDYWAGHGALLLGHNPPEVVEAVTAQMHRGTHYGACHPLEMEWGSLVTQLIPSAERVRFVSSGTEATLMAIRLARTYTGKNKVLKFAGHFHGWHDSVILGAYPPFDMNVPGIPQEVRNTTLLCPPNDIDAVETLLKTDEDIACIILEPTGASFGIVPTDGTFLRQLRELTEAHGVLLIFDEVITGFRVAPGGAQAHYNVTPDLTTLAKILAGGLPGGALAGKTEVLELISMKSERDGLKMPHPGTFNANPLSASAGIAMLNLIKTGEPHKKANHTAARLRTELNNVIDDYELDWVVYGEFSGLKLLVGHGEKGMRTSDFDPYTWDYRKLKGSSDADMLMRLRCGLLLNGIDLTGNGGMTTAAHTEEDVTETVAAFAQTLEWLKAEKAL from the coding sequence ATGCACACCATTTTAGAACGCTACCAAAAGACTTTCGCAAAAGATCGAGAAATGTCCGATGCCGCAAATCATCTGTTCCCGGATGGTGTAACGCACGATGGACGTTATATGTCACCCTTTCCGGTTTATATTACGCATGCCGACGGCTCAAAGAAATGGGGACTTGAAGATAAGCAATTTATTGACTATTGGGCAGGACACGGCGCGTTACTCCTCGGGCATAATCCGCCGGAGGTTGTGGAAGCCGTAACAGCACAGATGCATCGAGGAACGCACTACGGCGCGTGCCACCCCTTGGAAATGGAATGGGGTTCACTCGTGACGCAACTGATTCCGTCAGCAGAACGCGTCCGATTTGTCAGTTCGGGGACGGAGGCGACGCTGATGGCGATTCGGCTTGCCCGCACCTATACAGGGAAGAATAAAGTGCTGAAATTTGCCGGACATTTCCACGGTTGGCACGACAGTGTTATCTTAGGCGCATACCCACCTTTCGATATGAACGTCCCCGGTATCCCACAGGAGGTGCGTAATACAACGCTATTATGTCCGCCAAACGACATTGATGCCGTTGAGACCCTCTTGAAAACGGATGAAGACATTGCCTGTATTATCCTTGAACCGACGGGTGCCTCCTTCGGTATTGTTCCGACGGATGGCACATTTTTGCGGCAGCTCCGTGAGTTGACAGAGGCACACGGTGTTCTGCTAATTTTCGACGAAGTTATAACAGGGTTCCGAGTCGCACCCGGCGGCGCACAAGCGCATTACAACGTCACACCGGATCTGACAACGCTCGCAAAGATTTTGGCGGGCGGACTCCCAGGCGGTGCACTTGCCGGCAAAACGGAAGTTCTTGAACTCATTTCGATGAAATCCGAACGCGATGGGTTAAAAATGCCGCATCCCGGTACCTTTAATGCGAATCCGCTCTCCGCCTCCGCGGGCATCGCAATGCTCAACTTAATCAAAACAGGCGAACCACACAAGAAGGCGAATCACACCGCAGCACGGCTTCGCACTGAACTGAACAACGTCATTGATGACTATGAACTCGACTGGGTGGTTTACGGAGAATTTTCGGGGCTTAAACTACTCGTCGGACATGGTGAAAAAGGGATGCGGACTTCGGATTTTGATCCATACACATGGGATTACCGGAAGTTGAAAGGGAGTAGCGATGCGGATATGCTGATGCGTCTCCGATGCGGTCTCCTGCTCAATGGTATTGATCTCACTGGTAATGGCGGAATGACAACCGCAGCGCACACAGAGGAAGACGTTACAGAGACAGTCGCAGCGTTTGCGCAAACGCTTGAATGGCTGAAGGCAGAGAAAGCATTGTAA